One stretch of Halobaculum marinum DNA includes these proteins:
- a CDS encoding metal-dependent hydrolase, with protein MFVGHALAAFAVVAVLARRTGRDPSRALAYGVVAGLFAAAPDVDIGYALVGVAASLGSGAGALGLAESFWSTGNVVHRAVTHSVVVAPVVALAAAAWVDGRVAARAVALALAAGLVAVTATVGGGLAAFVTVAFVATALALGEGIRRRSDLSARTTFTLALVGLVSHPFGDVFTGEPPALLYPFATEVLNGRVELAGDPVVHLLGAFAVELATVWAAVLVWSRLRAEIEGREVRPFDLPRLIDPRAMAGAGYAASVFVIPAPTLDLSYPFVFSVLAVGAVGVIPVRVRRRGRAALAPEFAAPGVERALFTGLTAVTLAAAAYLLAYLAGVA; from the coding sequence ATGTTCGTGGGTCACGCGTTGGCGGCGTTCGCGGTGGTCGCCGTCCTCGCCCGCCGGACGGGCCGGGACCCGTCGAGAGCACTCGCGTACGGCGTCGTCGCGGGGCTGTTCGCCGCCGCACCCGACGTTGACATCGGGTACGCGCTCGTCGGCGTCGCCGCCAGTCTGGGGAGCGGCGCCGGCGCGCTCGGCCTGGCGGAGTCGTTCTGGTCGACCGGGAACGTCGTCCACCGGGCGGTCACGCACTCGGTCGTCGTCGCGCCGGTCGTCGCACTCGCGGCGGCGGCGTGGGTCGACGGTCGGGTCGCCGCTCGTGCCGTCGCACTCGCGCTGGCGGCGGGCCTCGTCGCGGTCACCGCAACCGTCGGGGGCGGCTTGGCGGCGTTCGTCACGGTCGCGTTCGTCGCGACCGCGCTCGCACTGGGCGAGGGTATCCGGCGTCGCAGCGACCTCTCGGCGCGGACGACGTTCACGCTCGCGCTCGTCGGCCTCGTCTCCCACCCGTTCGGCGACGTGTTCACTGGCGAACCGCCGGCGCTGCTGTACCCGTTCGCGACGGAGGTGTTGAACGGGCGTGTCGAGTTGGCCGGCGACCCGGTGGTGCACCTGCTGGGCGCGTTCGCCGTCGAGTTGGCGACCGTCTGGGCCGCCGTCCTCGTCTGGAGTCGCCTCCGGGCGGAAATCGAGGGGCGCGAGGTGCGCCCGTTCGACCTCCCGCGACTCATCGACCCCCGGGCGATGGCCGGCGCTGGCTACGCCGCGAGCGTGTTCGTCATCCCCGCGCCGACGCTCGACCTGTCGTACCCGTTCGTGTTCTCGGTGCTCGCCGTGGGGGCGGTCGGTGTGATCCCCGTCCGCGTGCGGCGGCGCGGCCGGGCGGCGCTGGCACCGGAGTTCGCTGCTCCGGGCGTCGAGCGGGCGCTGTTCACCGGGCTCACCGCCGTCACGCTCGCGGCGGCGGCGTACCTGCTCGCGTACCTCGCGGGCGTCGCCTGA
- a CDS encoding mechanosensitive ion channel domain-containing protein → MTDTLPLQSGQSLVEEALNRFVTDITAALPDVLAGVVFLVIASVGIKVVMTVLKAFLRRTVPGESPVYRQFVATVVAVFLWFGVGLSFLSIVGLEGIATSLGTAAGFLALGVSYATSSMIADAVAGVYLLRDRDFNPGDTVDIGGTEGVVQSIELRKTRLTVDDDTVVRGNAEIEKKWTKIDDVDTETTVAATADD, encoded by the coding sequence ATGACCGACACACTCCCGCTCCAGTCCGGGCAGTCACTCGTCGAGGAGGCGCTCAACCGCTTCGTCACCGACATCACCGCGGCACTCCCGGACGTCCTCGCGGGCGTGGTCTTCCTCGTGATCGCCAGTGTGGGGATCAAAGTCGTCATGACCGTCCTCAAGGCGTTCCTGAGGCGCACGGTACCGGGCGAGTCGCCAGTGTACCGGCAGTTCGTCGCCACCGTCGTCGCGGTGTTCCTCTGGTTCGGCGTCGGCCTGTCGTTCCTCTCCATCGTCGGCCTCGAGGGCATCGCCACGTCGCTCGGGACGGCGGCGGGCTTCCTCGCGCTGGGCGTCTCCTACGCCACGTCGAGCATGATCGCCGACGCCGTCGCCGGCGTCTACCTCCTGCGCGACCGGGACTTCAACCCCGGCGACACCGTCGACATCGGCGGCACCGAGGGGGTTGTGCAGTCCATCGAACTCCGCAAGACCCGCCTCACCGTCGACGACGACACCGTCGTCCGCGGCAACGCCGAGATCGAGAAGAAGTGGACCAAGATCGACGACGTGGACACCGAGACGACGGTCGCGGCGACCGCAGACGACTGA
- a CDS encoding DUF5816 domain-containing protein, translating into MNLEVVETAAGDLYVDRAVGERGAKAPFFHTYADESGDVRWGYFCGNCETVNNAMDSMGRIECNECGNIRKPDEWDAAHE; encoded by the coding sequence ATGAACCTCGAAGTCGTCGAGACGGCCGCGGGCGACCTCTACGTCGACCGCGCGGTCGGCGAGCGCGGCGCGAAGGCGCCGTTCTTCCACACGTACGCCGACGAGTCGGGCGACGTCCGCTGGGGCTACTTCTGTGGCAACTGCGAGACGGTGAACAACGCGATGGACTCGATGGGCCGCATCGAGTGCAACGAGTGCGGGAACATCCGCAAGCCCGACGAGTGGGACGCGGCACACGAGTGA
- a CDS encoding HesB/IscA family protein, giving the protein MSTDASGGGDLDTAVTVTPAAAEEAVSLMECEGMNTDVSGLRLFVQQGGCAGLSYGMRFDTEPEEDDRITEQHGLRVFVDPASMNYIGGSTLDYESGLQAAGFHVENPNVEAECGCGESFRT; this is encoded by the coding sequence ATGAGTACCGACGCGTCCGGGGGCGGCGACCTCGACACGGCCGTCACGGTGACGCCGGCGGCCGCCGAGGAAGCGGTGTCGCTCATGGAGTGCGAGGGGATGAACACCGACGTGAGCGGCCTGCGGCTGTTCGTCCAGCAGGGCGGCTGTGCGGGGCTGTCCTACGGGATGCGCTTCGACACCGAACCCGAGGAGGACGACCGCATCACCGAACAACACGGCCTGCGTGTGTTCGTCGACCCGGCGTCGATGAACTACATCGGCGGCTCGACGCTCGACTACGAGTCGGGGCTGCAGGCGGCCGGCTTCCACGTCGAGAACCCGAACGTCGAGGCCGAGTGTGGCTGCGGCGAGTCGTTCCGGACGTAA
- a CDS encoding class I SAM-dependent DNA methyltransferase translates to MPTFADACNAVLSEPGGDHSLYTTLAPIYERLLVTAEARYDAQVLAVTERVPRSARVVLDAGCGVGRHLPALADRHGAVVGLDASAELLSIAGSHVAASEGVSLVEGDVSDPTLDLQRRFDAAVSLDYLTANLHGEALDRGFATLRRHLHDGGTLVVDAVADRRALAEDSPSVFRDDRYVAERAVDVVDAGDATGDLVRVADYRVTDNRTNEGAVAREREPIRTFDPAELADALDRAGFREVRVEADVVEPGSLVATARV, encoded by the coding sequence ATGCCAACCTTCGCGGACGCGTGTAACGCCGTCCTCTCGGAGCCTGGGGGAGACCACTCGCTGTACACCACGCTCGCACCCATCTACGAGCGACTGCTCGTCACCGCGGAGGCGCGCTACGACGCACAGGTGTTGGCGGTCACCGAACGAGTGCCGCGGAGCGCGCGGGTGGTGTTGGACGCTGGCTGTGGCGTCGGCCGGCACCTCCCCGCGCTCGCCGACCGCCACGGGGCCGTCGTCGGCCTCGACGCGTCTGCCGAGTTGCTCTCTATCGCCGGCAGCCACGTGGCCGCCAGCGAGGGCGTCTCGCTGGTGGAGGGCGACGTGTCGGACCCGACGCTCGACCTGCAGCGGCGCTTCGACGCCGCCGTCTCGCTGGACTACCTCACGGCGAATCTCCACGGCGAGGCGCTCGACCGGGGATTCGCGACGCTGCGGCGCCACCTCCACGACGGCGGCACGCTCGTCGTCGACGCGGTGGCCGACCGCCGGGCGCTGGCCGAGGACTCCCCGTCGGTGTTCCGCGACGACCGGTACGTCGCCGAGCGCGCCGTCGACGTGGTCGACGCCGGCGACGCCACCGGCGACCTCGTCAGAGTCGCCGACTACCGGGTCACCGACAACCGGACGAACGAGGGCGCCGTCGCGCGCGAGCGCGAACCGATCCGGACGTTCGACCCGGCGGAACTCGCCGACGCCCTCGACCGCGCCGGGTTCCGAGAGGTCCGCGTCGAGGCGGACGTGGTCGAACCCGGGTCGCTCGTCGCCACCGCTCGCGTGTAG
- the hisD gene encoding histidinol dehydrogenase, with protein sequence MEPRQVADLSPDERRAFFERDAGVDAVRGDVRDIVERVRDEGDAAIREFSREFDGVEVANIDITDEAERAVDAVDDDVLAAIRESIANVEAFHEAQLPEDWTREFGDGRELGKRFRPLDRVGVYVPGGTAAYPSSAIMGVVPAKVAGVEHVAVVTPPADELNPATLAAIHEAGADAVYSVGGAQGVAALAYGTETVTRVRKVVGPGNKWVTAAKAEVRGDVEIDFLAGPSEVLVLADDTADPTAVAADLLAQAEHDPNASVVAVTDSASLAEAVCEELDDRAPERERSETIEAALDNDASGVLVARSMPEAVLFAEEYAAEHLSIQATDDEELLDRITNVGSAFLGRYTPVAAGDYASGTNHVLPTNGGAKAFGGLSTETFLRSSTVQRLSATGLRDLADTVTTLAEAEGLEAHAESVRARFDDEE encoded by the coding sequence ATGGAGCCGAGACAGGTCGCCGACCTCTCGCCAGACGAGCGGCGGGCGTTCTTCGAGCGCGACGCCGGCGTCGACGCGGTGCGAGGCGACGTGCGCGACATCGTCGAGCGCGTCCGCGACGAGGGCGACGCCGCGATCCGGGAGTTCTCCCGCGAGTTCGACGGCGTCGAGGTGGCGAACATCGACATCACCGATGAGGCGGAACGGGCCGTCGACGCCGTCGACGACGACGTGCTCGCGGCGATTCGCGAGTCGATTGCGAACGTCGAGGCGTTCCACGAGGCGCAACTACCTGAGGACTGGACCCGCGAGTTCGGCGACGGTCGCGAGTTGGGCAAGCGCTTCCGCCCCCTCGACCGCGTCGGCGTGTACGTCCCCGGCGGCACCGCCGCCTACCCCTCCTCTGCCATCATGGGCGTCGTGCCGGCGAAGGTCGCTGGCGTCGAGCACGTCGCCGTCGTGACGCCGCCGGCGGACGAACTCAACCCCGCGACGCTCGCGGCGATCCACGAGGCCGGCGCCGACGCCGTCTACTCCGTCGGTGGCGCACAGGGCGTCGCGGCGCTGGCGTACGGCACCGAGACGGTGACGCGCGTCCGCAAGGTCGTCGGCCCGGGCAACAAGTGGGTCACTGCGGCGAAAGCCGAGGTCCGCGGCGACGTTGAGATCGACTTCCTCGCGGGCCCCTCCGAGGTGCTCGTCCTCGCGGACGACACCGCCGACCCGACGGCGGTCGCCGCCGACCTGCTCGCGCAGGCGGAACACGACCCGAACGCATCCGTCGTCGCGGTGACCGACTCCGCGTCGCTCGCCGAGGCGGTCTGCGAGGAACTCGACGACAGAGCGCCCGAACGCGAGCGGAGCGAGACCATCGAGGCCGCCCTCGACAACGACGCCTCGGGCGTCCTCGTCGCGCGGTCGATGCCGGAGGCGGTGCTGTTCGCCGAGGAGTACGCCGCCGAGCACCTCTCGATCCAAGCGACCGACGACGAGGAACTGCTCGACCGGATCACCAACGTCGGCTCGGCGTTCCTCGGGCGCTACACCCCCGTCGCCGCCGGCGACTACGCCTCGGGGACGAACCACGTGCTCCCGACGAACGGCGGCGCCAAGGCGTTCGGCGGCCTGTCGACGGAGACGTTCCTGCGCTCGTCGACCGTCCAGCGGCTCTCGGCGACCGGCCTTCGCGACCTCGCGGACACGGTGACGACGCTCGCGGAGGCCGAGGGGTTGGAGGCGCACGCCGAGAGCGTCCGCGCGCGCTTCGACGACGAGGAGTAG
- a CDS encoding NUDIX domain-containing protein, with translation MTDDARGASTSIDRHERDPRREYDDVIVNSVDTERPAEELRTLRAENEAIREGWVAAGVVLDPSDRVLVVDLTDRGWALPGGTALPDEPLAATVEREVREETGVDADAVRPHAIHDETIRVASESAATAGDEVPPTPFRVVHFELRASTASVPEDLAALGDDDETVRAVEWREDLPADIYGGDWTERVYERVLS, from the coding sequence GTGACCGACGACGCTCGCGGCGCCTCCACGTCCATCGACCGACACGAACGGGACCCCCGCCGAGAGTACGACGACGTCATCGTGAACAGCGTCGACACCGAACGGCCAGCCGAGGAACTCCGCACCCTCCGCGCAGAGAACGAGGCGATCCGCGAGGGGTGGGTCGCCGCGGGCGTCGTCCTCGACCCCAGCGACCGAGTGCTCGTCGTCGACCTGACCGACCGCGGGTGGGCATTGCCGGGCGGGACCGCGCTCCCGGACGAACCCTTAGCGGCGACGGTCGAGCGCGAGGTGCGAGAGGAGACCGGCGTCGACGCCGACGCAGTTCGTCCCCACGCCATCCACGACGAGACGATCCGGGTGGCCAGCGAATCCGCCGCGACCGCCGGCGACGAGGTCCCGCCGACCCCGTTCCGCGTCGTCCATTTCGAACTGCGTGCGAGCACGGCGAGCGTCCCCGAGGACCTCGCCGCCCTCGGCGACGACGACGAGACGGTCCGCGCGGTCGAGTGGCGCGAGGACCTCCCCGCGGACATCTACGGCGGTGACTGGACGGAGCGCGTGTACGAGCGTGTCCTGTCCTGA
- a CDS encoding protein sorting system archaetidylserine synthase (This PssA-like phosphatidyltransferase, along with a PssD-like decarboxylase, is required in Haloarchaea for the archaeosortase ArtA to replace the PGF-CTERM sorting signal with a C-terminal lipid anchor.), whose translation MTDRPRFLSRLGLADAVTAGNAALGTLAAALVFVDPGLAARLVLLGAVADGLDGVLARRYGGTAVGPHLDSLADVASFGVAPALLVAATVTDAYPFDAAPIVYTAGLLVPAAYVAFAVIRLAVYTVEDSGAKTTHGVQTTLAATILAASVLAGLGSPAVVLGLAAVSAPLMVTPIRYPDLHPQDALVMGVVQALAILLTGMAGESFAFALLFLALGYLVLGPRFYWRSVDDDADDPAETTTGADDRELGA comes from the coding sequence ATGACCGACCGGCCGCGGTTCCTCTCCCGGCTCGGCCTCGCGGACGCGGTCACCGCGGGCAACGCCGCGCTCGGGACGCTCGCCGCCGCGCTCGTGTTCGTCGACCCTGGCCTCGCCGCCCGACTCGTCCTGTTGGGGGCGGTGGCCGACGGCCTCGACGGCGTGCTCGCGCGCCGCTACGGCGGTACCGCGGTCGGGCCGCACCTCGACTCGCTGGCCGACGTGGCCTCCTTTGGCGTCGCGCCCGCCCTCCTCGTCGCCGCGACCGTGACCGACGCGTACCCGTTCGACGCGGCGCCGATCGTGTACACCGCCGGCTTGCTCGTCCCCGCGGCGTACGTCGCGTTCGCCGTGATCCGCCTCGCCGTCTACACCGTCGAGGACTCCGGCGCCAAGACCACTCACGGCGTGCAGACGACGCTCGCGGCGACCATCCTCGCGGCGTCGGTGCTGGCCGGACTGGGGAGTCCGGCGGTCGTGCTCGGCCTCGCGGCAGTGTCGGCACCGCTGATGGTGACGCCGATCCGCTACCCCGACCTCCACCCGCAGGACGCGCTCGTGATGGGCGTCGTGCAAGCGCTCGCCATCCTGCTCACCGGGATGGCCGGCGAGTCGTTCGCGTTCGCGCTGCTGTTCCTCGCGCTCGGATACCTCGTTCTCGGCCCGCGGTTCTACTGGCGGAGCGTCGACGACGACGCCGACGACCCAGCGGAGACGACAACTGGCGCCGACGACCGCGAGTTGGGCGCCTGA
- a CDS encoding cupredoxin domain-containing protein — protein sequence MNRRRFLATVGAGAATALAGCSAVLPGAAADDYDVGMTAEAFTPFEITVSVGDTVVWENTSTRAHSVTAYEEQIPADADFFATGGYDSEAAAREAWDGSEGAITSGERYEHTFEVPGDYTYFCIPHEQAGMVGVVRVEE from the coding sequence ATGAACCGACGCCGCTTCCTCGCGACCGTCGGCGCCGGCGCGGCGACGGCGCTTGCGGGCTGTTCCGCTGTCCTCCCCGGTGCCGCCGCGGACGACTACGACGTCGGCATGACCGCCGAGGCGTTCACGCCGTTCGAGATTACGGTGTCCGTCGGCGACACGGTCGTCTGGGAGAACACCTCTACTCGCGCGCACTCGGTGACCGCCTACGAGGAGCAGATTCCCGCCGACGCCGACTTCTTCGCCACCGGCGGCTACGACTCTGAGGCCGCCGCACGCGAGGCGTGGGACGGTAGTGAGGGCGCCATCACGTCGGGCGAGCGCTACGAACACACCTTCGAGGTGCCCGGCGACTACACCTACTTCTGCATCCCCCACGAGCAGGCCGGGATGGTCGGCGTCGTGCGCGTCGAGGAGTAG
- a CDS encoding 30S ribosomal protein S3ae — MSERSVSRQRQGKRWYTVLAPEQFDRAELGETMAEEPEQVVGRTVDTTLGEITGDQGQDNTKLKFKITDVGSDAAYTEFVGHELTRDYLRSMVRRGASKVDLHITVRTTDDYRVRVSPVAFTTKKADRSQEQAIRQIMIDLVEQAAEDHSFSELIDSVVEGRLSSAIYGEAKTVYPLRRVEIKKLQLEARPEEIAAEEEAAVDVDDDDVAVEE; from the coding sequence ATGAGTGAACGATCGGTTTCACGACAACGACAGGGGAAGCGCTGGTACACCGTCCTCGCGCCCGAGCAGTTCGACCGCGCGGAGCTCGGCGAGACGATGGCCGAGGAGCCCGAGCAGGTCGTCGGCCGTACGGTCGACACGACGCTCGGCGAGATCACCGGTGACCAGGGACAGGACAACACGAAGCTGAAGTTCAAGATCACGGACGTCGGCTCCGACGCCGCCTACACGGAGTTCGTCGGCCACGAGCTGACGCGCGACTACCTCCGCTCGATGGTGCGTCGCGGCGCCTCGAAGGTCGACCTGCACATCACCGTGCGCACGACCGACGACTACCGCGTCCGCGTCAGCCCGGTCGCGTTCACGACGAAGAAGGCCGACCGCTCGCAAGAGCAGGCCATCCGCCAGATCATGATCGACCTGGTCGAGCAGGCCGCCGAGGACCACTCGTTCTCGGAGCTCATCGACTCCGTCGTCGAGGGGCGCCTCTCGTCGGCGATCTACGGAGAGGCGAAGACGGTGTACCCGCTGCGCCGCGTCGAGATCAAGAAGCTCCAGCTCGAGGCGCGTCCCGAAGAGATCGCCGCCGAGGAGGAGGCCGCGGTCGACGTGGACGACGACGACGTCGCCGTCGAGGAGTAA
- a CDS encoding KEOPS complex subunit Pcc1, with protein sequence MTGVDPAADECARTAVVETTHADAAAARTVAAALAPDNTADIETTSEGTTVRTRITRETTGGFLASVDDYLVNLAVADDVAATGRETDDTAVATDATEPNDADGIRDGRDERASARRDTADADNDTHDT encoded by the coding sequence ATGACCGGGGTCGACCCCGCGGCCGACGAGTGCGCCCGCACCGCCGTCGTGGAGACGACGCACGCCGACGCCGCGGCGGCCCGGACGGTCGCGGCGGCGCTGGCGCCGGACAACACCGCAGACATCGAGACGACCAGCGAAGGGACGACGGTCCGCACCCGCATCACGCGGGAGACGACCGGCGGCTTCCTCGCGTCGGTGGACGACTACCTCGTGAACCTCGCCGTGGCCGACGACGTGGCCGCGACGGGCCGGGAGACGGACGACACGGCGGTCGCGACGGACGCGACCGAGCCGAACGACGCGGACGGGATCCGCGACGGTCGCGACGAGCGCGCGAGCGCCCGCCGCGACACCGCAGACGCAGACAACGACACACACGACACATGA
- a CDS encoding exonuclease RecJ yields MSTAADPPTEADPERVAAALSGADFVRVYARPTGDTLAAAGVLARALDDRATAFQVRTTRDAIVPDGDGTALALGWTAPNATAVPTGDRPVSAVASAVVDRLGVEPDPLVGLTGVVAAGTMPGDGGSGSLLEEAERRGVVRRRPGVAAPTADLADALAHTTLVRTPYSGDAESARGLLDDLGVGTDPADDDHRRLASAVALDATDGAPEQAVAATTRALHPHETPTGPFATLEGAADVFDALARERPGLGVALALGADAADAAVDTWRDHAARVHDALADPTTGRYDGVFVARVETDPSDASTLPAAARLVRDFASPEPLALVVSDDAAAAAGDGSTDATAALRAGVAATDSDGDDDADGADVVGDARAGDARFTGGDVQAFIGGFREALR; encoded by the coding sequence ATGTCAACCGCCGCCGACCCACCGACCGAGGCCGACCCCGAACGGGTAGCCGCGGCGCTGTCGGGGGCGGACTTCGTCCGCGTGTACGCTCGCCCGACGGGCGACACACTCGCGGCCGCCGGCGTGCTCGCACGCGCGCTCGACGACCGCGCCACGGCGTTTCAGGTGCGCACTACCCGGGACGCGATCGTCCCAGACGGCGACGGCACCGCGCTGGCGCTGGGCTGGACGGCGCCGAACGCGACGGCGGTGCCGACCGGGGACCGACCCGTGTCGGCTGTCGCGAGCGCGGTCGTCGACAGGCTCGGCGTCGAACCCGACCCGCTGGTCGGACTCACCGGCGTCGTCGCCGCGGGCACCATGCCCGGCGACGGCGGCAGCGGTAGTCTGCTGGAGGAGGCAGAACGGCGCGGCGTCGTCCGACGACGCCCCGGCGTGGCTGCGCCGACGGCGGACCTCGCGGACGCGCTCGCCCACACGACGCTGGTGCGGACGCCGTACTCCGGCGACGCCGAATCGGCCCGCGGCCTGCTCGACGACCTCGGGGTCGGCACCGACCCCGCGGACGACGACCACCGCCGACTGGCGTCCGCGGTCGCGCTCGACGCGACCGACGGTGCGCCAGAACAGGCGGTCGCCGCGACGACGCGCGCACTGCACCCGCACGAGACGCCGACCGGACCGTTCGCGACGCTCGAAGGCGCCGCGGACGTGTTCGACGCGCTCGCACGCGAACGCCCCGGACTCGGGGTGGCGCTGGCGCTGGGCGCCGACGCGGCAGACGCCGCGGTAGACACCTGGCGCGACCACGCCGCCCGCGTCCACGACGCGCTCGCCGACCCGACGACGGGTCGGTACGACGGCGTGTTCGTCGCCCGCGTGGAGACGGATCCGTCCGACGCGTCGACGCTGCCGGCTGCCGCACGACTGGTGCGCGACTTCGCCTCGCCGGAACCGCTGGCACTCGTCGTCTCCGACGACGCAGCAGCCGCCGCCGGCGACGGGTCGACTGACGCGACCGCCGCCCTCAGGGCGGGGGTAGCGGCGACCGACTCCGACGGCGACGACGACGCTGACGGCGCCGACGTGGTCGGCGACGCTCGCGCGGGCGACGCACGCTTCACCGGCGGCGACGTGCAGGCGTTCATCGGCGGCTTCAGGGAGGCCCTGCGATGA
- a CDS encoding 30S ribosomal protein S15 has translation MARMHTRRRGSSGSDNPAADEPPEWSDVDADDVEARVVELAEQGHDPSVIGLKLRDEGVKGTPVPNVKNATGKKVTEILDEHDAGSNLPEDLRNLMSRAVRLREHMAENQQDAQNKRALQNTESKIRRLVDYYRGGALDEDFRYTYETAVDLLEDDA, from the coding sequence ATGGCACGAATGCACACCCGCCGACGTGGGTCGTCCGGTTCGGACAACCCCGCGGCAGACGAACCCCCGGAGTGGAGCGACGTCGACGCCGACGACGTCGAAGCGCGCGTCGTCGAACTCGCCGAACAGGGCCACGACCCCAGCGTCATCGGCCTGAAACTGCGCGACGAGGGCGTGAAGGGCACGCCGGTCCCGAACGTGAAGAACGCCACGGGCAAGAAGGTCACCGAGATCCTCGACGAGCACGACGCCGGCTCTAACCTGCCCGAAGACCTGCGGAACCTCATGTCCCGCGCGGTTCGCCTGCGCGAGCACATGGCGGAGAACCAGCAGGACGCGCAGAACAAGCGCGCGCTCCAGAACACCGAGTCGAAGATCCGCCGTCTCGTGGACTACTACCGCGGCGGCGCCCTCGATGAGGACTTCCGGTACACGTACGAGACGGCCGTCGACCTCCTCGAGGACGACGCGTAA
- a CDS encoding bacterio-opsin activator domain-containing protein, which yields MGDEGSGAVPSAAVRAVFERAAPGEPLTSTEVATELDCARTTAYKKLQRLAADGDLETKKVGARGRVWWLPVDAAEPTQRDSDVALDDAPEYEAVVASERKYRAVFERAFDAILIADDEGRYVDVNPAACDLFGLPREELLGTRATDYAEEGYDVASAWQDFQQSDLDRGLFPLVRPDGERRLLEFAATPDILPGLHLSVLRDVTERREVRSELERERARRARYQRSLTADAVVEVTVRIEGEALFGALSDGLDCRCEFEGVVPTSDGRLLHYLTVTGATGAEVAVAVDSSPSVDDCRIVFEEDDAVLVELDVTTSPVRTLFEAGANARSMVAEDGVVTVVAEIGADAEFQRLINGLRAAYPDTTVVAKRTLDRPIVTTRQYRDSLADALTERQRETLRAAYLAGYFEWPRTSSAEDLADSMGIASSTWLRHLRRAEAKLVVWFFEELEA from the coding sequence ATGGGAGACGAGGGATCGGGGGCGGTCCCGAGCGCGGCGGTTCGCGCGGTGTTCGAGCGGGCGGCACCGGGCGAGCCGCTCACCTCGACGGAGGTGGCGACCGAACTGGACTGTGCGCGGACGACGGCGTACAAGAAGCTCCAGCGACTCGCCGCCGACGGCGACCTGGAGACGAAGAAGGTCGGCGCACGCGGTCGGGTGTGGTGGCTCCCGGTCGACGCCGCCGAACCCACCCAGCGAGACAGTGATGTCGCTCTGGACGACGCACCCGAGTACGAGGCGGTGGTCGCGAGCGAGCGAAAGTACCGCGCGGTCTTCGAGCGGGCGTTCGACGCCATCCTGATCGCCGACGACGAGGGGCGGTACGTCGACGTGAACCCCGCCGCCTGCGACCTGTTCGGCCTGCCCCGGGAGGAACTGCTCGGTACGCGCGCGACGGACTACGCCGAAGAGGGGTACGACGTCGCGAGCGCCTGGCAGGACTTCCAGCAGTCTGACCTCGACCGCGGACTGTTCCCGTTGGTCCGCCCGGACGGAGAACGGCGGCTGCTCGAGTTCGCGGCGACGCCGGACATCCTCCCCGGACTCCACCTCTCGGTGCTGCGCGACGTCACCGAACGCCGGGAGGTCCGGAGCGAACTCGAACGCGAGCGCGCACGCCGTGCGCGGTACCAGCGGTCGCTCACCGCTGACGCGGTGGTCGAGGTGACCGTTCGGATCGAGGGAGAGGCGCTCTTCGGCGCACTGTCAGACGGTCTCGACTGCCGCTGTGAGTTCGAAGGGGTCGTCCCCACCTCCGACGGGCGACTGCTCCACTACCTCACCGTCACCGGTGCGACCGGCGCGGAGGTGGCCGTCGCCGTCGACTCGTCGCCGTCGGTCGACGACTGTCGGATCGTGTTCGAGGAGGACGACGCCGTCCTCGTGGAACTCGACGTGACCACCTCGCCGGTGCGGACGCTGTTCGAGGCCGGTGCCAACGCGCGGTCGATGGTCGCCGAGGACGGCGTCGTCACCGTCGTCGCTGAGATCGGTGCCGACGCGGAGTTCCAGCGGCTGATCAACGGACTCCGAGCGGCGTACCCCGACACGACGGTCGTCGCGAAACGGACGCTCGACCGACCGATCGTCACGACGCGGCAGTACCGCGACTCGCTGGCGGACGCGCTCACCGAACGCCAGCGGGAGACCCTCCGCGCGGCGTACCTCGCGGGCTACTTCGAGTGGCCGCGGACGAGCAGCGCCGAAGATCTCGCCGACTCGATGGGGATCGCCTCGTCGACGTGGTTGCGACACCTCCGGCGGGCGGAGGCGAAACTGGTCGTGTGGTTCTTCGAAGAGCTAGAAGCTTAG